One genomic window of Thalassolituus hydrocarboniclasticus includes the following:
- a CDS encoding CYTH domain-containing protein, giving the protein MTKETELKLRISPQSLPALTQFLNTQARPLSHSTLKNWYLDTPAAALSSARAALRIRQHGDGYEQTLKTRGQSQAGIHQRGEWNWPLTSPQLDSTLLQRAEVAEHWPASINVAELGEIFTTHFERQAWLWQLDGCEAEVVLDQGEVSSGRKTLPLCEVELELKQGDAAGLWAIALQLAEQAPLWLSDISKAERGYRLARLSQPWAQTPDVSAADDMAEALPQWLSYEFLHLQRALEHCLWDSNIHAALDAWTHWQALRALPQLAGKVIRRNQTRALRDALDQLQQPLQQLAATAQLLSYLRSADEESDVHEELNSLQAVWMQRLQQLRDDAGLASALTQAAAALYALPPLKEGSEQAGHWLRHLLRQHQPLLEQLKRQRPQSTEQWRGMAHELALLCMACDYGRALPQVNAPGETVWRALSDMLNAETLLQRPWPLPPLNPAAGAEQRTADDYSGWAEEHLQHLARQL; this is encoded by the coding sequence ATGACTAAAGAAACCGAACTCAAGCTCCGTATCAGCCCGCAATCTTTGCCTGCGCTGACTCAATTCCTGAACACTCAGGCCCGGCCTCTGAGCCATTCTACGCTGAAAAACTGGTACCTCGATACGCCCGCAGCGGCGTTATCGTCGGCCCGTGCGGCTTTGCGTATCCGCCAGCACGGCGATGGCTACGAACAGACGCTTAAAACCCGTGGCCAGAGCCAGGCTGGCATACATCAGCGTGGTGAATGGAACTGGCCATTAACCTCCCCACAGCTCGACAGTACCCTACTGCAGAGGGCCGAAGTGGCTGAGCACTGGCCAGCCAGCATCAATGTTGCTGAACTGGGCGAAATCTTCACCACCCATTTTGAACGCCAGGCCTGGCTGTGGCAGCTGGATGGCTGTGAAGCCGAAGTGGTGCTGGATCAGGGTGAGGTGAGCAGCGGGCGCAAGACCCTGCCGTTGTGCGAAGTCGAGCTGGAATTAAAACAGGGCGATGCCGCCGGTTTGTGGGCAATTGCCCTGCAGCTGGCTGAACAGGCGCCACTCTGGCTGAGTGATATCAGCAAGGCTGAACGTGGCTACCGTCTGGCGCGCCTAAGTCAGCCCTGGGCACAGACGCCGGACGTCAGCGCCGCAGACGATATGGCCGAAGCTCTGCCGCAGTGGCTGAGCTATGAATTCTTACACCTGCAGCGTGCGCTGGAGCATTGTCTGTGGGACAGCAATATCCACGCAGCGCTGGATGCCTGGACCCACTGGCAGGCGCTGCGTGCCCTGCCGCAGCTGGCGGGTAAAGTGATCCGCCGTAATCAGACCCGCGCCCTGCGCGATGCGCTGGACCAGCTGCAACAGCCATTGCAGCAACTGGCGGCTACGGCCCAGCTGCTCAGCTATCTGCGCTCTGCCGATGAAGAAAGTGACGTACACGAAGAACTAAATAGCCTGCAGGCGGTCTGGATGCAGCGCCTGCAACAGCTGCGTGATGACGCCGGGCTCGCCAGCGCGCTGACACAGGCAGCGGCGGCGTTGTATGCGTTGCCGCCGTTAAAAGAAGGCAGCGAGCAGGCCGGTCACTGGCTGCGTCATTTACTGCGTCAGCATCAGCCATTGCTGGAACAGCTTAAGCGACAGCGGCCACAGTCGACCGAGCAGTGGCGTGGTATGGCACACGAGCTGGCTCTGCTGTGCATGGCCTGTGATTATGGCCGTGCCTTGCCGCAGGTAAATGCGCCCGGCGAAACAGTGTGGCGCGCGCTGTCTGATATGCTTAACGCAGAAACTTTGTTACAAAGACCCTGGCCCCTGCCGCCGCTGAACCCGGCTGCCGGTGCTGAGCAGCGCACAGCTGATGACTACAGCGGCTGGGCAGAAGAGCATCTGCAGCATCTGGCCAGACAACTCTGA
- the argE gene encoding acetylornithine deacetylase: MDLISRLTTLIAHNSISSVLPEYDESNLPVINTLAQWFSELGFACEILPLEGFPGKANLIATLGRGDGGLVLSGHTDTVPCNPERWQSDPFTLTERDGRFYGLGTCDMKGFFALVLEALKHYQASDFKQPLIILATADEESSMCGARALAQQGKPKARYAVVGEPTSLKPIRMHKGIMMESVRLTGKAGHSSNPDLGTNALDAMVPVMNELMNLRRDLAGRYQNAHFAVQVPTLNLGCIHGGDNPNRICGSCELAFDLRTLPGMSNDDLREEIRQRLNPIAEQNRVEFSFEPLFPGVNSFETAATSPLVQAAERLTGHTSAAVNYATEAPFLQELGIDTIVLGPGNIDQAHQVDEYLAQDQIEPCVELLRGLIERFCLHPSV, encoded by the coding sequence ATGGATCTGATCAGCCGTCTTACCACTCTTATTGCTCACAACAGCATCAGCTCGGTGTTGCCGGAATACGATGAAAGCAATCTGCCGGTGATCAACACCCTCGCCCAATGGTTCAGTGAGCTGGGCTTTGCCTGCGAAATCCTGCCGCTTGAGGGCTTCCCCGGTAAAGCCAACCTGATTGCCACCTTGGGGCGTGGTGATGGTGGCCTGGTGCTCAGCGGTCATACCGATACCGTGCCCTGTAATCCGGAACGCTGGCAGTCCGACCCTTTTACCCTGACTGAGCGTGACGGCCGTTTTTACGGGCTCGGCACCTGCGATATGAAAGGCTTCTTCGCTCTGGTTCTCGAAGCCCTTAAGCACTATCAGGCCAGCGACTTTAAACAGCCGCTGATTATTCTCGCCACCGCCGATGAAGAAAGCTCCATGTGCGGCGCGCGCGCGCTGGCGCAGCAGGGTAAGCCGAAAGCGCGCTATGCGGTGGTCGGTGAACCCACCAGCTTAAAACCCATCCGTATGCACAAAGGCATCATGATGGAGAGCGTGCGCTTAACCGGTAAAGCCGGGCATTCATCCAACCCGGATCTGGGCACCAACGCCCTCGATGCCATGGTGCCGGTGATGAATGAATTAATGAATCTGCGCCGCGATCTGGCCGGCCGTTATCAGAACGCGCATTTTGCCGTGCAGGTACCGACGCTCAACCTTGGCTGTATTCACGGTGGCGATAACCCCAACCGTATCTGTGGCAGCTGTGAACTGGCGTTCGATTTGCGCACCCTGCCGGGTATGAGCAACGACGATCTGCGCGAAGAAATCCGCCAGCGGTTAAACCCCATTGCCGAGCAGAACCGCGTCGAGTTTTCTTTCGAGCCGTTATTTCCCGGCGTGAATTCGTTTGAAACCGCCGCCACCAGCCCACTGGTTCAGGCCGCCGAACGCTTAACCGGCCATACCAGTGCAGCGGTTAATTACGCCACTGAAGCACCTTTCTTACAGGAACTGGGCATCGACACCATTGTGCTAGGGCCGGGTAATATCGATCAGGCGCATCAGGTGGATGAATATCTGGCGCAGGATCAGATTGAACCCTGTGTGGAATTATTACGCGGCCTGATTGAGCGCTTCTGTCTGCACCCTTCTGTCTGA